DNA from Candidatus Cloacimonas acidaminovorans str. Evry:
CATTTTCAATGCTCAATTCTTCATTATTATCTTTCTCTTTGTTTTTCCATCTCACCATTCTCTTTTCCTCTTTGTTTCATACTTCGCAGAAAAAGTGATTGACAGGACTTGGCAGGGCAAAAAAACTGCTCCTGAAAATGAAGCTGCTTGCTTCTACCTTATGGCTTGATTATTGTGCTGATAAGGTTTAAACCCATATAAAAAAGAAATACAAAAGTATTTACTGTGAAGCAGGCGGTTTTCTGAAAAAAAGATAACCGCTTGTTTTGTTTCCGGTAAGAAGGAGGTTCTTATAATCCGGATTAAGAAAGGAAAGGCACGCACGCATGAAGTTGTGCCTAAAGAAAGAATCAATAATCAGATAACGGCAGAAAAGGTTCGTCTTATAGGTCCAGACGGAAAACAGATAGGAGTTATATCTTTGAAAGAGGCATTGCGTAAAGCAGAGAATATGGATTTGGATTTAGTGGAAATCTCTCCTAATGCTGTTCCGCCAGTATGTCGGATTCTGGATTTCAGCAAGTATTATTTTGAGAAGGAAAAGAAGGCAAAAGAAGCCAGAAAAAGACAGCATGAAGTAGAAGTGAAGGAAATCAAGTTCGGTCCCAATACGGAAGAACACGATTATAACTTCAAGAAAAACAATGCTATTAAGTTCTTGAAACAGCATAATAAGGTTAAATTTACAGTTCGTTTCCGGGGCAGACAAATGGCTCATAAGGAACTTGGCTATAAGGTTTTGGATAAACTGAAAGAAGACCTTGCTCACCTGGTAGATATTGATGGTGAGCCGGTTGCTGACAGAAATATGATTTCAATGGTTGTATCACCCAAAAAGGATATTGACCGTATCTTAGCCAGTGAAACCAAAAAGGAAGAAACACCTATTCCGGCTGTAGAAAAGTCGGAACCGAATACTTAAAGACATATTGAAAAGAGAAACATTCCGGAAGTTCCCTTTCCGTAATGGAACTTTTAATAAAGGGAAAAGAGTCACAATATAAGGAGATAAAAATGCCTAAGCTCAAAACCAACCGTTCGGCAGCTAAAAGATTTAAAATTACCGGAACGGGAAAAATTGTGCGTCACCATGCCAAAAGTGCGCACATTAAAACAAAAAAAGCGCCTAAACTGAAACGCTATCTGCGAGGAAGTGAAATCGTCAAAAAGCCCGACGAAAAAAGAATCTACAGGATGCTGGGTTTATAATTAAGGGAGGATGAAATGCCAAGAACAACTAATAATGTTTCCGCTCACCGCAGAAGAAAAAAATATATGCTACAAGCTCGTGGCTATTATGGAAGTAGGAGCAAAACATATCGTGCTGCCAGACAAACAGTTGAACGCGCTATGGCTTTTTCTTTTGCACATCGTAAACAGAAAAAACGCCAGTTTCGGAGTTTGTGGATAACCAGAATTAATGCTGCCTGCAGGATGAATGATATCAACTACAGCCAATTTATTAACGGTCTGCATAAGGCAAATATTCAAATCAACCGTAAAACATTGGCACATCTTGCCTGGCATGATTCTCCGGCGTTTGCTAAACTGGTAGAAATCGCTAAAGGTTAAAAAAAGGTAATAGCACGCAGATTACGCAGGTAAAAAAGAGCAATGGGATTTTAAGAATGAAATAGATTTAAAGGAGAAAAAGATGTTTAACTATATTACTATAGATGCGTTAAGAAAAATTCCGAACATTTTTGAGAATGATAAAAATAACATCCTTTTCCATCCTTATAATCTCATAAATCCCTTACCTAATAATTAAATCTGCGTAATCAGCGAAATCTGCGTGCAGATTAAATGAGGGAAAGGTGGAAGAGGAATTACGAAAACTCGTTGAATATGCAGAGAAAGATATTTTTGCTTGCTCCAGTCCCAATGACCTATTGAATGTAAAAGCCAAATATTTGGGCAAAAAAAGTTTGTTGAGCTCTCTTTATGCTCAAATGAGAAATATACCTGTTGAAGAACGTCCTGCTTTCGGCAATTTGATAAATGAAGCCAAAAAACGCATAGAAGACCTTTTAGAACAACAGAATAAAGTCATCAAAGAAAATGCCTGGAAGAAAAACGAAGCCAAAGCAGGCACCGATCTTACAATGCCTGGGATTTTCAGTTCCCGGGGTGGCTTGCATCCTTTAACAATTATCCGTCGTGAAATTGATGAGGTCTTTTTGGGCTTAGGTTTTGAAATTGCTGAGGGACCTGATATTGATGATGATTTCCATAATTTTGATGCTTTAAACACTCCTTTAGATCATCCTTCGCGAAATCTTGCCGATACTTTTTATCTGGAAGGAGGGGGACTTTTAAGAACTCATACTTCCACTGTTCAGGTAAGGGTGATGGAAAAATACCCACCTCCGATAAAGATAATTTCCCCTGGTCGTTGTTATAGAAATGATAAGCCCGATCCTTCTCATTCGCCTGTTTTTCATCAGGTTGAGGCATTAGTTGTAGATAAAGGTATTTCTCTGGCAGATATGAAAGATATGCTGTCTCAATTTGCTTCCATTATGTTTGGCAAAGATGTTTCCAGCAGAATCAGACCGCATTTTTTCCCCTTTACGGAACCCAGTGCGGAAATGGATATTTCCTGTGTTGTTTGTGGTGGAACAGGTTGCAGGGTTTGCAAATATTCCGGATGGTTGGAAATGGGTGGAGCAGGAATGGTTGATCCTAATGTTTTTGATATATTGGGGATTGATTCCGAATTTTATACCGGTTATGCTTTTGGCTTGGGAATTGAAAGGATAGCGATGTTGAAATACAATATTCCGGATATGCGTATTTTATATGAAAATGATTTAAGAATGTTAAGGCAGTTCAAAGGAGAATTTAGATGAAGATAGCTTTGAGCTGGCTGGCAAAATATATTGAAATTAAAGAAAATACGAAGGAACTGGAAGAAATATTAACTTTTTCGGGTATAGAAGTAGAAGCAGTGGAAAATATTCCTGCTTTACCGGAAACCGTTTTCAGTGCTAAAATCATTTCTGCGGAACCGGTTCCTGAAACAGACCATTTGAAACGCTGTTTAGTAGATATTGGTAACTTTCCTTGCCCCGAAAAAACGGAAGATGGCTATCTGCAAGTGATTTGCGGAGCTCCCAATTGCCGAACGGGTATGATGGCTGTAATTGCGCTTCCGGGTTCGGTTTTGCCTGAAATGACTATTGCCAAAGCCCACATTAAAGGTATTGATTCCTGTGGAATGCTCTGTTCCGAAAAAGAATTGGGGATTTCAGATAATCATAGCGGTATAATTGAACTTAGTACAGAAACTCCCATAGGAATAACTGCTAATGAACTTTATGAACTTCCCGATACAATTTTTGAACTGGAAATTACACCCAACCGTCCTGATCTTCTTGGTTATATCGGTATTGCGCGTGATCTTTCCGCTAAATTGAATCGTTCTTTAAAAATGCCGGAAATTAAAATTCCCGAGGCAAAATGCAAAGCGGAAACAATGCCTTTGGAATTGGTTAATAAAGTTCCTGAACTTTGTCCACGCTATATTGCCCGCTTATTTAACAAGGTGGAATTGAAAGAATCACCGCTTTGGCTGAAGAGCGCATTGATAAAATCTGGACTTCGTCCTATAAACAACCTTGTGGATATTACCAATTATGTAATGCTGGAATATGGACATCCTTTGCATTGTTTTGATTATGATAAGCTTGCTGCGCTTCCTGAAAAACCAGGAATACCGGCAATTGTTATTCGTAGAGCATACCAAAATGAACCCATAATTACTTTAGACGGCAAAAGCTATCTATTGGAAGGCGAGGAAATGGTTATTGCTGATGGCATTAAGCCCTCTGCCATAGCAGGAGTTATGGGTGGAAATATTTCTGCCATCAGTGAAACTACAAAACGCATAGTTTTGGAAAGTGCCGCTTTCAATCCGAGTTCCATTCGTAGAACTTCTTATAAGCATAAAATCAGCACTGATTCCTCCTATCGTTTTGAACGGCATTTAAGTGAATATTCTGCTGAAGATGCTTCAATAAGGGCTACTCAGCTGATTTGTGAACTGGCAAATGCAGAACTTTGCGAAGTTACTTATGATAGTTTTCCTTTTCCTCCCAAGCCGTTGATTTTAGGTATCCGTTCTGATCGCTATACACAAGTAATCGGTTATGAACTGGAAGATGAAAAAATTAGGGATTATTTGGAACGCCTGGGGCTTAAATTTTTACAATACGGAACCTGGAAACCAGGGAAAATAAATGATATTGCGGAAATTGAGAGCTATTCTTCAGAGAACAAACAAAAAAGTATTAAAGCTCAATATTATGAAATTCCTCATTGCAGGGTTGATTTGGAACGCGAAATAGACATAATTGAGGAAATAGCCCGTTTAGACGGTTATGACAAAATACCTGTAAAAACCCTTCCACAAAGGATTATGGACCGTCATTCCTATCGGATAAAGAAAAATGCTGTGGATTATTTAGTCAGTCGCGGCTTTTACGAGACACTTAATTATAGTTTTTCCGAACCGGATTTGCTCTATAAATTGGGCTATGAAGATGGCGATAGGGAACTGGAAATGATAACTTTGAAAAATCCGCAAAGTAGTAATCAAAGCGCTATGCGGACTTCTTTGATACCGCAGTTATTACAAAATTTGGCTTATAATCTGAACCGTGGCGAAAAAAACATCAAACTTTTTGAGCTGGGAAAGACATATCACAGGCAGGAAGCCCTCTCTTACGAGCCCTACTTTTTAGCTGGAATTGTAACCGGACTGAATAAAGAAGAACATTGGCAGGATAAAGCAAGTCCGATTACTTTATTTTGGGTGAAAGGAATCGTAGAAGAACTGCTCTCCCTGTGGCATCTGGAAAATTGGTCTGTTCAGGAAACTAAAGTGCCTTTTCTTTCCCGCACTGAAAGTGCCTCTTATTATCTGGAAAATAAGGAACTGGCTTATTACGGAAAATTAAATTCTATAGTGGCAGAAAAATTTGATATTGATACCATTGAATTAAAACAAGATATTTGGATAGTTCAATTCGCTATGGAAAACATTATCAATGCTACTCGCACCCTTAAAACACACTTTCAAGAAATTCCCCGTTTTCCCTTCGTAACAAGAGATATTTCTTTTCTTATTGCGGAAGAAATTCCCTACAGCGAAATAATAAAAACAATTGCGGAAATTGAGAGAAATATAATCAGCGAAGTAACTGCCTTTGATGAATACCGGGGGAAACAAATTCCTGAAGGTAAGAGGAGCTTGACTTTACGCCTGAAATTTAGAGACAAAGAAAAAACATTGACAGATGAACGAGTAGATTATCTTATTGATTTGATAATAAAAAAGCTAAGGGAGACCTGGCAGATAAAAATGAGGTAACTTATGGAAAGTAATGTAATTAACCTACAGGACAAGATACAAAAACTAATAGACCAGTATACTCTGGCAACTAAAAAAGTTGAGGAACTGGAAGAGAAAAATCGGCAACTTGCAGAAGAAAATTCTCAATTGATTGCCCAAATTCAAACCAGCGGAAAAGCAACCGGCGAACAGGAGAAAAAATATAAGACACTACAGGAAGAATATAATACCCTGGAAAACAGGTATAAAGAACTGCAGAAAATCCTTGCCGGTTTAGAAAGTGTTGCTGAAGGTGCTATTAAAAAGATTGACGGATTATTCGCCTCCAGCGAAAAAGAGATTTGATAATGCAGTCGGTGGAAGTGGAAATATTTGGACGCAGATTTCGTTTGCGTAGTGATGATCCTGAACGGACAAAACAAATTGCAAACGAAATTAACGACCAAATAGATGCACTTTCCAAACACTACGATAATTTGGATTTTACTAAACTGTTGCTTTTGATTTGTCTTCAGCAACAGGATGAAGTTTTAACTTTGGACGCCAAGAATCGTGCTTTAAGCTCCGAACTTGAGCGTTTGAATCAGATGCTTTCAAAAATAAAGATATAAAAAGTGCCTGCAGAATTCGTGATATGGGTTGCATAAAAGCTATTATAGTTTCGGGTGTCGAGCCATGAGTGGCATGCGCGCCAGCTGGTCCTGGATACATAAAGCTCACAAGGTAGATACCCACTTCAAGCTTGGCTTTCTAATGACAAGCGTACACGGTTCATGCGGGCACTTGAATAATTCGCTTTGGCTATAAACCAAAGTTAAATAGATTGAAATAAGGAAATAACAATGACTATAAATCCTATTATAGCACTCATCATAGGAGTGGCAGGCGGTTTTGCCATTGCTCTTATTATATATTTCATAAAGCGTAATACTGCTTTTAAACTGATTTCGCAATCAACTAAAATTGCCGAAGAGTTAGAAAAGAACGCTAAAATTGAAGCCGAAAATGCTAAAAAAGCAGCTCTACTGGAAGCACGCGAAGAATGGATTAAACAAAAACGGCTTCTGGATGAGGAAATTAAAGAACGCCAAAAAGAACTGCGGCTGGAAGAAAAAAAATACAATGAGCGTTTAAGCAGTTTAGATAAACGCCTGGACTCTCTGGATAAAAAAGAAACTGCCCTTGCGGAACAGGAAAAAAAATTAAGAAACAAAGAAGAAGAACTGCTCAATAAGAAAAATGAATTTGATGCTATCATTGTTGAACAAAAAAATAAGCTGGCCGAAATTGCAGGGCTCAGTCGTGAAGAAGCAATTGCCCGTTTGCGGGAAGAATTAATTTCGCAGGCAAGGCAGGTTGCGGCAAATGATGCCCGGCTTACTATTGAACAAATAAAACTGGATGCCAACAGAAAAGCTGCAGAAATTCTTTCCACTGCTATTCAACGGATGGCAGTAGATTATGTATCCGAAACAACCGTCTCTGTTGTATCGCTTCCTTCCGATGAAATGAAGGGAAGAATAATTGGCAGGGAAGGAAGAAATATCCGCACTTTTGAAAAGGTCTCCGGAGTGGACTTAATTATTGATGATACTCCCGAGGCAGTTGTGCTCAGCTGTTTTGATCCTGTCCGTCGTGAAGTAGCCAGATTAGCTTTGGAAAAACTTATTGCCGATGGTAGAATTCATCCTGGTCGCATTGAAGAAATAATAGCCAAAACAGCTAAAGAAATGGAAGAGAATTTGGTTAAGATTGGAGAAAAAGCAGTTCTGGAAACCAATATACACAATATTTCACCGAACCTCATTAAGGTTTTGGGGCGTTTGCATTACCGAACCAGCTACGGACAAAATGTTTTAGAGCACTCAATAGAGTCCGCTTGGATTTGTGGAA
Protein-coding regions in this window:
- the rpmI gene encoding 50S ribosomal protein L35; translated protein: MPKLKTNRSAAKRFKITGTGKIVRHHAKSAHIKTKKAPKLKRYLRGSEIVKKPDEKRIYRMLGL
- the infC gene encoding translation initiation factor IF-3 — protein: MPKERINNQITAEKVRLIGPDGKQIGVISLKEALRKAENMDLDLVEISPNAVPPVCRILDFSKYYFEKEKKAKEARKRQHEVEVKEIKFGPNTEEHDYNFKKNNAIKFLKQHNKVKFTVRFRGRQMAHKELGYKVLDKLKEDLAHLVDIDGEPVADRNMISMVVSPKKDIDRILASETKKEETPIPAVEKSEPNT
- the rplT gene encoding 50S ribosomal protein L20; this encodes MPRTTNNVSAHRRRKKYMLQARGYYGSRSKTYRAARQTVERAMAFSFAHRKQKKRQFRSLWITRINAACRMNDINYSQFINGLHKANIQINRKTLAHLAWHDSPAFAKLVEIAKG
- a CDS encoding coiled-coil domain-containing protein; its protein translation is MESNVINLQDKIQKLIDQYTLATKKVEELEEKNRQLAEENSQLIAQIQTSGKATGEQEKKYKTLQEEYNTLENRYKELQKILAGLESVAEGAIKKIDGLFASSEKEI
- the rny gene encoding ribonuclease Y, with the protein product MTINPIIALIIGVAGGFAIALIIYFIKRNTAFKLISQSTKIAEELEKNAKIEAENAKKAALLEAREEWIKQKRLLDEEIKERQKELRLEEKKYNERLSSLDKRLDSLDKKETALAEQEKKLRNKEEELLNKKNEFDAIIVEQKNKLAEIAGLSREEAIARLREELISQARQVAANDARLTIEQIKLDANRKAAEILSTAIQRMAVDYVSETTVSVVSLPSDEMKGRIIGREGRNIRTFEKVSGVDLIIDDTPEAVVLSCFDPVRREVARLALEKLIADGRIHPGRIEEIIAKTAKEMEENLVKIGEKAVLETNIHNISPNLIKVLGRLHYRTSYGQNVLEHSIESAWICGILAAELGLDQELARRAGLLHDIGKAIDHEFDGSHAIIGANLARKNGEGKIIVNAIEAHHEEVEAISVYAALTQASDAISGARPGARREMLETYMQRLSKLEEIANSIDGVSKSYAIQAGRELRIIVEPSLIDENQTALLATEIAASIEKQVQYPGQIKVTVIRETRQIAMAK
- the pheT gene encoding phenylalanine--tRNA ligase subunit beta, coding for MKIALSWLAKYIEIKENTKELEEILTFSGIEVEAVENIPALPETVFSAKIISAEPVPETDHLKRCLVDIGNFPCPEKTEDGYLQVICGAPNCRTGMMAVIALPGSVLPEMTIAKAHIKGIDSCGMLCSEKELGISDNHSGIIELSTETPIGITANELYELPDTIFELEITPNRPDLLGYIGIARDLSAKLNRSLKMPEIKIPEAKCKAETMPLELVNKVPELCPRYIARLFNKVELKESPLWLKSALIKSGLRPINNLVDITNYVMLEYGHPLHCFDYDKLAALPEKPGIPAIVIRRAYQNEPIITLDGKSYLLEGEEMVIADGIKPSAIAGVMGGNISAISETTKRIVLESAAFNPSSIRRTSYKHKISTDSSYRFERHLSEYSAEDASIRATQLICELANAELCEVTYDSFPFPPKPLILGIRSDRYTQVIGYELEDEKIRDYLERLGLKFLQYGTWKPGKINDIAEIESYSSENKQKSIKAQYYEIPHCRVDLEREIDIIEEIARLDGYDKIPVKTLPQRIMDRHSYRIKKNAVDYLVSRGFYETLNYSFSEPDLLYKLGYEDGDRELEMITLKNPQSSNQSAMRTSLIPQLLQNLAYNLNRGEKNIKLFELGKTYHRQEALSYEPYFLAGIVTGLNKEEHWQDKASPITLFWVKGIVEELLSLWHLENWSVQETKVPFLSRTESASYYLENKELAYYGKLNSIVAEKFDIDTIELKQDIWIVQFAMENIINATRTLKTHFQEIPRFPFVTRDISFLIAEEIPYSEIIKTIAEIERNIISEVTAFDEYRGKQIPEGKRSLTLRLKFRDKEKTLTDERVDYLIDLIIKKLRETWQIKMR
- the zapA gene encoding cell division protein ZapA, producing MQSVEVEIFGRRFRLRSDDPERTKQIANEINDQIDALSKHYDNLDFTKLLLLICLQQQDEVLTLDAKNRALSSELERLNQMLSKIKI
- the pheS gene encoding phenylalanine--tRNA ligase subunit alpha; translation: MEEELRKLVEYAEKDIFACSSPNDLLNVKAKYLGKKSLLSSLYAQMRNIPVEERPAFGNLINEAKKRIEDLLEQQNKVIKENAWKKNEAKAGTDLTMPGIFSSRGGLHPLTIIRREIDEVFLGLGFEIAEGPDIDDDFHNFDALNTPLDHPSRNLADTFYLEGGGLLRTHTSTVQVRVMEKYPPPIKIISPGRCYRNDKPDPSHSPVFHQVEALVVDKGISLADMKDMLSQFASIMFGKDVSSRIRPHFFPFTEPSAEMDISCVVCGGTGCRVCKYSGWLEMGGAGMVDPNVFDILGIDSEFYTGYAFGLGIERIAMLKYNIPDMRILYENDLRMLRQFKGEFR